One Actinosynnema pretiosum DNA segment encodes these proteins:
- the truB gene encoding tRNA pseudouridine(55) synthase TruB, with amino-acid sequence MTSHDVVAKVRRILGTRKVGHAGTLDPMATGVLVLGVERATKLLGHLALDSKAYLSTIRLGASTTTDDAEGEVLSEADSTAVPEDAIRAGVAKLTGAIQQVPSAVSAVKIDGKRAYARVRAGEEVELPPRPVTVHRFDVLSIRREADATELDVMVECSSGTYVRALARDLGADLGVGGHLAALRRTRVGPFDLRVARTLEQLADEPGLSLDLDAAVSAAFPRREITPSEVVALSHGQRLRAGGVEGTYGVFGPDGHVVALAKDEGPLAKPVVVLTPAG; translated from the coding sequence ATGACCTCCCACGACGTGGTCGCCAAGGTGCGCCGCATCCTCGGCACCCGCAAGGTCGGCCACGCGGGCACGCTCGACCCGATGGCCACCGGCGTGCTCGTCCTCGGCGTCGAGCGCGCCACCAAGCTGCTCGGCCACCTCGCGCTCGACAGCAAGGCCTACCTGTCCACGATCCGCCTCGGCGCCTCCACCACCACCGACGACGCCGAGGGCGAGGTGCTGTCCGAGGCGGACTCCACCGCCGTGCCCGAGGACGCGATCCGCGCGGGCGTCGCCAAGCTCACCGGCGCCATCCAGCAGGTGCCCAGCGCGGTCAGCGCCGTGAAGATCGACGGCAAGCGCGCCTACGCCCGCGTCCGCGCGGGCGAGGAGGTCGAGCTGCCGCCGCGCCCGGTCACCGTGCACCGGTTCGACGTGCTGTCGATCCGCCGCGAGGCCGACGCGACCGAGCTGGACGTGATGGTCGAGTGCTCCTCCGGCACGTACGTGCGCGCGCTGGCCCGCGACCTCGGCGCCGACCTGGGCGTCGGCGGCCACCTGGCCGCGCTGCGCCGCACCAGGGTCGGCCCGTTCGACCTGCGCGTGGCCCGGACCCTGGAGCAGCTCGCCGACGAGCCCGGCCTGTCCCTCGACCTGGACGCCGCGGTGTCGGCGGCGTTCCCGCGCCGCGAGATCACGCCCAGCGAGGTCGTCGCCCTGTCCCACGGCCAGCGCCTGCGCGCGGGCGGGGTGGAGGGCACCTACGGCGTGTTCGGCCCGGACGGCCACGTGGTCGCCCTGGCGAAGGACGAGGGCCCGCTGGCCAAGCCGGTCGTCGTCCTGACCCCCGCGGGCTGA
- a CDS encoding MFS transporter: MPVDRATRRAWLIWSTAVVVYVAALFHRTSLGVASLEAGERFAVGSAALGAFTVLQIGLYAAMQIPTGLLVDRFGPRRVLVAAALVMGLGQTLFALAHSYPLGLAARAVLGVGDAMTWVSVLRLAAAHFPPRRFTVVMSLSSALGAIGNLAATVPLTLMLDGIGWTTTFLVAGAATAAYAAVVALKVRESPDGVAQPEPERVRLSVVGRKVAEAWHVPGTRLGFWVHFTTMSTPMLLSLLWGYPYLVEAQGMPAASASAVLSVMVVVGLVAGPVLGGVIARNPEWRMPLVGGYLAVAVGVWAVLLGWPGGVLPQPLLPVAFGLLSLGGPASSVAFALVRDYNPLHRVSTATGVANVGGFAAITVMALVIGVLLDVVSFLPPAQAYRVALLSAAVVLVLGTWRTVVWWRRARAAVFAAEDRGEEVPVQIRRGRFDMRLAA, encoded by the coding sequence TTGCCGGTCGATCGCGCCACGCGCCGAGCGTGGCTGATCTGGTCCACCGCCGTCGTCGTCTACGTCGCGGCCCTGTTCCACCGCACCTCGCTGGGGGTCGCCAGCCTGGAGGCGGGGGAGCGGTTCGCCGTCGGGTCCGCCGCGCTCGGCGCGTTCACCGTGCTGCAGATCGGCCTGTACGCGGCCATGCAGATCCCCACCGGGCTGCTGGTGGACCGGTTCGGCCCCCGCCGCGTGCTGGTCGCCGCCGCGCTCGTCATGGGCCTGGGGCAGACCCTGTTCGCCCTCGCGCACTCGTACCCGCTCGGCCTCGCCGCGCGCGCGGTGCTCGGCGTCGGCGACGCCATGACCTGGGTGAGCGTGCTGCGGCTGGCCGCCGCGCACTTCCCGCCGCGCCGGTTCACCGTGGTGATGTCGCTGTCCTCCGCGCTCGGCGCGATCGGCAACCTGGCGGCCACCGTGCCGCTGACCCTCATGCTCGACGGCATCGGCTGGACCACCACGTTCCTGGTCGCGGGCGCGGCCACCGCCGCCTACGCGGCCGTGGTGGCGCTGAAGGTGCGGGAGAGCCCCGACGGCGTCGCGCAGCCGGAGCCCGAGCGGGTGCGGCTGAGCGTGGTGGGCCGCAAGGTCGCCGAGGCCTGGCACGTGCCCGGCACCCGGCTCGGCTTCTGGGTCCACTTCACCACCATGTCCACCCCCATGCTGCTCAGCCTGCTGTGGGGCTACCCGTACCTGGTCGAGGCGCAGGGGATGCCCGCGGCGAGCGCGTCGGCCGTGCTGAGCGTGATGGTCGTGGTCGGCCTGGTCGCCGGGCCGGTGCTCGGCGGGGTCATCGCCCGCAACCCGGAGTGGCGGATGCCGCTCGTCGGCGGGTACCTGGCCGTCGCGGTGGGCGTCTGGGCGGTGCTGCTCGGCTGGCCGGGCGGGGTGCTGCCGCAGCCGCTGCTGCCGGTCGCGTTCGGCCTGCTCTCGCTCGGCGGTCCCGCGTCCAGCGTGGCGTTCGCGCTGGTCAGGGACTACAACCCGCTGCACCGGGTGAGCACCGCGACCGGGGTCGCGAACGTCGGCGGGTTCGCCGCGATCACCGTCATGGCGCTGGTCATCGGCGTGCTGCTGGACGTGGTGTCGTTCCTGCCGCCCGCGCAGGCGTACCGGGTGGCGCTGCTGTCCGCGGCCGTCGTGCTGGTGCTCGGCACCTGGCGCACGGTCGTGTGGTGGCGCCGGGCCCGCGCCGCCGTGTTCGCCGCCGAGGACCGGGGCGAGGAGGTGCCCGTGCAGATCCGCCGGGGCCGCTTCGACATGCGCCTCGCGGCCTGA
- a CDS encoding MATE family efflux transporter: MGVRVVVERVPARRVVGLAAPALVVLAAEPLYVLVDTAVVGHLGALPLAGLALGGVLFTQVATQLTFLSYGTTARTARLFGAGRRAEAVAEGVQATWLALAVGALVIVLGQLLAGPAARLLVGDEVVAAEAVSWLRIALFGAPMVLVTMAGNGWMRGVQDTRRPLRYVLLGNAVSAVLCPLLVHTAGWGLEGSAVANVVAQLLSAGLFLRALVVERAPLRPAPALMRAQLGVGRDLVLRSLAFQACFLSAASVAARTSVAAVGAHQVVLQLWTFLALVLDSLAIAAQSIVGAFLGADRREDARGFARQVTRYGLVFGSCLGVLFAALSGVLPGLFTGDAGVLGEIPNAWWFFVALQPIAGVVFALDGVLLGAGDAAFLRTATLLSAAAGFLPLIWLSLAFGWGLSGIWTGLSAFMALRLVAVVLRTRSGRWAVPGAAV, from the coding sequence ATGGGGGTGCGAGTGGTGGTCGAACGGGTTCCAGCGCGCAGGGTCGTCGGACTGGCCGCGCCCGCGCTGGTGGTGCTGGCGGCCGAGCCGCTCTACGTGCTGGTGGACACGGCCGTCGTCGGCCACCTCGGCGCGCTGCCGCTGGCCGGTCTCGCGCTGGGCGGCGTGCTGTTCACCCAGGTCGCCACGCAGCTGACGTTCCTGTCCTACGGCACCACCGCGCGCACCGCCCGGCTGTTCGGCGCCGGTCGCCGCGCGGAGGCGGTGGCCGAGGGCGTGCAGGCGACCTGGCTGGCGCTGGCGGTCGGCGCGCTGGTGATCGTGCTGGGGCAGCTGCTCGCCGGGCCCGCCGCGCGCCTGCTGGTCGGCGACGAGGTCGTCGCGGCCGAGGCGGTGTCGTGGTTGCGGATCGCGTTGTTCGGCGCGCCGATGGTGCTCGTGACGATGGCGGGCAACGGCTGGATGCGCGGGGTCCAGGACACCCGCCGCCCGCTGCGGTACGTGCTGCTCGGCAACGCGGTGTCGGCGGTGCTGTGCCCGCTGCTGGTGCACACCGCGGGCTGGGGCCTCGAGGGCTCCGCGGTGGCGAACGTGGTCGCCCAGCTGCTGTCCGCCGGGCTGTTCCTGCGGGCGCTGGTGGTGGAGCGGGCGCCGCTGCGGCCCGCGCCCGCGCTGATGCGCGCCCAGCTCGGCGTGGGCCGCGACCTGGTGCTGCGCAGCCTGGCGTTCCAGGCGTGCTTCCTGTCGGCGGCGTCGGTGGCCGCCCGGACCTCGGTCGCCGCCGTCGGCGCGCACCAGGTGGTGCTCCAGCTGTGGACGTTCCTGGCGCTCGTGCTGGACTCGCTGGCCATCGCCGCCCAGTCGATCGTGGGCGCGTTCCTCGGCGCGGACCGGCGCGAGGACGCGCGGGGCTTCGCGCGGCAGGTCACCCGGTACGGGCTGGTGTTCGGCTCGTGCCTCGGGGTGCTGTTCGCCGCGCTGTCCGGGGTGCTCCCCGGCCTGTTCACCGGGGACGCCGGCGTGCTCGGGGAGATCCCGAACGCCTGGTGGTTCTTCGTGGCGCTCCAGCCGATCGCCGGGGTGGTGTTCGCGCTCGACGGGGTGCTGCTGGGCGCGGGCGACGCGGCGTTCCTGCGCACCGCGACGCTGCTGTCGGCCGCCGCCGGGTTCCTGCCGCTGATCTGGTTGAGCCTGGCGTTCGGGTGGGGCCTGTCGGGGATCTGGACCGGGCTGTCCGCGTTCATGGCGCTGCGCCTGGTGGCCGTGGTGCTGCGGACCCGCTCCGGCAGGTGGGCGGTTCCCGGCGCGGCCGTGTGA
- a CDS encoding DHH family phosphoesterase yields MDDLNAAVAAAARVLERARDVTLLGHVNPDADALGSALALGLALHRRGATVRVSFSEPAEVPRSLAGLDVAGLLVPPSQVPERPEVLVALDSGSVGRLGHLGGRIATAEHVVVIDHHVSNPGYGTINIVDDRAEATAVVVLRVLDELGVELDEPVARCVYAGLVTDTRSFRHATESTHLVAARLIAAGVDGEALARSLMDSHPFGYLAMLAGVLGRARLEPSAAGGLGLVHAVVTLEDAAGLRSEEVESVVDLVRTTTEAEVAAVLKELRPGRWSGSLRAVSRVDVREVAQLLGGGGHRLAAGFTAAGSAEEVLERLRQALETVVAAAGEPRDLRR; encoded by the coding sequence GTGGATGACCTGAACGCGGCCGTCGCCGCAGCCGCACGCGTGCTGGAGCGGGCCCGAGACGTCACGCTGCTCGGGCACGTGAACCCGGACGCCGACGCGCTGGGCAGCGCCCTGGCCCTCGGCCTGGCGCTGCACCGGCGCGGCGCGACCGTTCGGGTGTCCTTCTCCGAACCCGCCGAGGTGCCCCGCTCGCTGGCGGGGCTGGACGTGGCGGGCCTGCTGGTGCCGCCGTCGCAGGTGCCCGAGCGCCCCGAGGTGCTCGTGGCCCTGGACAGCGGCAGCGTCGGCAGGCTCGGCCACCTCGGCGGCCGGATCGCCACCGCCGAGCACGTGGTGGTCATCGACCACCACGTGTCCAACCCCGGCTACGGCACGATCAACATCGTCGACGACCGCGCCGAGGCCACCGCCGTCGTGGTCCTGCGCGTGCTCGACGAGCTGGGCGTGGAGCTGGACGAGCCGGTGGCCCGCTGCGTCTACGCGGGCCTGGTCACCGACACCCGCTCGTTCCGGCACGCCACCGAGTCCACCCACCTGGTGGCCGCGCGCCTGATCGCGGCCGGTGTGGACGGCGAGGCGCTCGCCCGCTCCCTGATGGACTCGCACCCCTTCGGCTACCTGGCGATGCTCGCCGGGGTCCTCGGGCGCGCCAGGCTGGAGCCGTCGGCCGCCGGTGGGCTGGGCCTGGTGCACGCCGTGGTGACCCTGGAGGACGCGGCCGGGCTGCGCTCCGAGGAGGTCGAGAGCGTCGTGGACCTGGTGCGCACCACCACCGAGGCCGAGGTCGCCGCCGTGCTCAAGGAGCTGCGTCCGGGCCGCTGGTCGGGGTCGCTGCGCGCGGTGAGCCGGGTGGACGTGCGCGAGGTGGCGCAGCTGCTCGGCGGGGGCGGGCACCGGCTGGCCGCCGGGTTCACCGCCGCCGGGAGCGCCGAGGAGGTGCTGGAGCGGCTGCGGCAGGCGCTGGAGACCGTCGTGGCCGCGGCAGGCGAACCGCGCGACCTGCGCCGGTAG
- the rbfA gene encoding 30S ribosome-binding factor RbfA produces the protein MADQARARKLAKRISQIVASALEHQVKDPRLARVTITDTKVTGDLHDATVYYTVLGEKLDSEPDLAGAAAALEKAKGVLRSTVGQQTGVRFTPTLTFVTDTVPDEARKMDELLAKARELDAEVARIASDAKPAGEADPYKAAREVEESD, from the coding sequence GTGGCCGACCAGGCACGGGCTCGCAAGCTGGCCAAGCGGATCTCGCAGATCGTCGCGTCCGCGCTGGAGCACCAGGTCAAGGACCCCAGGCTGGCCAGGGTCACGATCACCGACACGAAGGTGACCGGCGACCTGCACGACGCGACGGTGTACTACACGGTGCTGGGCGAGAAGCTCGACTCCGAGCCGGACCTCGCGGGCGCCGCGGCTGCACTGGAGAAGGCCAAGGGCGTGCTGCGCAGCACGGTCGGCCAGCAGACCGGGGTGCGGTTCACGCCGACCCTGACCTTCGTCACGGACACCGTGCCCGACGAGGCCCGGAAGATGGACGAGCTGCTGGCCAAGGCCCGCGAGCTGGACGCCGAGGTGGCGCGCATCGCCTCCGACGCGAAGCCCGCGGGCGAAGCGGATCCGTACAAGGCCGCGCGTGAGGTGGAGGAGTCCGACTAG
- a CDS encoding DUF503 domain-containing protein, whose protein sequence is MYVGALELDLLLGDVHSLKQKRSVVRPVVAELKRKFEVSASEAGHLDLHRRALIGVAVAAADAEHVRDVLAACERLVAGRPELELLSARHRLVGPEDE, encoded by the coding sequence TTGTACGTAGGAGCACTGGAGCTGGACCTGCTGCTGGGCGACGTGCACTCGCTCAAGCAGAAGCGATCGGTGGTTCGGCCCGTCGTGGCCGAGCTGAAGCGCAAGTTCGAGGTGTCCGCCTCCGAGGCGGGCCACCTCGACCTGCACAGGCGCGCCCTGATCGGAGTGGCGGTCGCCGCCGCCGACGCGGAGCATGTCAGGGATGTCCTCGCCGCCTGCGAGCGGCTCGTCGCGGGACGCCCCGAACTGGAACTGCTCTCCGCCCGCCACAGGCTGGTCGGGCCGGAGGACGAGTAG
- the infB gene encoding translation initiation factor IF-2, producing MAGKARVHELAKELGVTSKELMTTLASQGEYVKSASSTVEAPVARRLRDAHAKGEGKKPSSGARPSAPKPQAPSAPQGGSEAPRPTMPMGKPGPRPVPGPRPQAPKPQTPAKPAAAEQAPQAPAATPVAPAPAAQAAPAPAAQAPKAPAAPAAERQQGPRPASGPRPGPRPGPRQQPQQQQPAAAAENPSVVPPRPQSPKPQGPRGPRPGNNPFGVGGGAPAPRPQAPRPQGGPGGGERGDRGSKPGDPRPGGPRPAGPRPGGSAGSGGPRPNPGNMPPRPNPGMMPGRSAAPRPGGGGGGRPGGGPGGGGRGPGGGGGGFRGGGGGGGGGFRGGPGGGGGGGGFRPGGGGPGGGGGGGGFRPGGGGGAPAGGGGGFRGRPGGGGPGGRGGTAGAFGRPGGPARRGRKSKRQKRQEYMDNMQAPSVGGVRLPKGSGETIRLPRGASLTDFADKINANPASLVQVLFHLGEMVTATQSVSDEILELLGSEMNYVVQVVSPEEEDRELLETFDITYGEDAGGEDDLAIRPPVVTVMGHVDHGKTRLLDTIRKTKVAEGEAGGITQHIGAYQVETELEGNPRLITFIDTPGHEAFTAMRARGANSTDIAVIVVAADDGVMPQTVEAINHAQAANAPIVVAVNKIDKEGANPAKIRQQLTEYGLVAEEYGGDTMFVDISAKQGVNIDGLLEAILLTADASLDLRANPGMEAQGVAIEAHLDRGRGPVATVLVQRGTLRVGDSIVAGDAYGRVRRMVDEHGDDVTEAYPSRPVLVIGLTSVPRAGDTFLVVEEDRVARQIAERRQARTRNALNAARRKRVSLEDLDAALKETSQLTLIIKGDNSGTVEALEDALMKIEVGDDVELRVIHRGVGGITEGDINLAVAGSAIVLGFNVRAEGKATELANREGVDVRYYTVIYQAIDEIEQALKGMLKPEYEEVQLGRAEVREVFKSSKVGTIAGCLVLSGEIRRNARARLLRDNNVIQESLPISSLRRFKDDATEVREGYECGLTLGNYGDLKIGDVIETFEMREKPRA from the coding sequence GTGGCAGGCAAGGCCCGCGTGCACGAGCTCGCCAAAGAGCTCGGTGTCACGAGCAAGGAACTGATGACCACGCTCGCCAGTCAGGGCGAGTACGTGAAGTCCGCGTCCAGCACCGTCGAGGCGCCGGTGGCGCGTCGACTGCGCGACGCGCACGCCAAGGGCGAGGGCAAGAAGCCGTCTTCCGGCGCCCGCCCCTCGGCCCCCAAGCCGCAGGCCCCGTCCGCCCCCCAGGGCGGCTCCGAGGCCCCGCGTCCCACGATGCCCATGGGCAAGCCCGGTCCGCGCCCCGTGCCCGGCCCGCGCCCCCAGGCGCCCAAGCCGCAGACCCCGGCGAAGCCGGCTGCGGCCGAGCAGGCGCCCCAGGCCCCGGCGGCGACCCCGGTCGCCCCGGCCCCGGCCGCGCAGGCCGCCCCGGCTCCGGCCGCGCAGGCCCCCAAGGCCCCGGCGGCTCCGGCCGCCGAGCGCCAGCAGGGTCCGCGCCCGGCGTCCGGCCCGCGTCCCGGCCCCAGGCCCGGCCCGCGCCAGCAGCCCCAGCAGCAGCAGCCCGCGGCTGCCGCCGAGAACCCCTCGGTGGTGCCGCCCAGGCCGCAGTCCCCGAAGCCGCAGGGCCCGCGCGGCCCCCGTCCGGGCAACAACCCGTTCGGCGTCGGCGGCGGCGCCCCCGCCCCCCGTCCGCAGGCCCCGCGCCCGCAGGGCGGTCCCGGCGGCGGCGAGCGCGGCGACCGCGGCTCCAAGCCCGGTGACCCGCGTCCCGGCGGCCCGCGTCCGGCCGGTCCCCGCCCCGGCGGTTCCGCCGGGTCCGGCGGTCCGCGCCCGAACCCCGGCAACATGCCCCCCCGCCCGAACCCCGGCATGATGCCCGGTCGGTCGGCCGCGCCCCGCCCCGGTGGCGGCGGCGGTGGTCGTCCCGGCGGCGGTCCCGGTGGCGGCGGTCGCGGCCCCGGTGGCGGCGGCGGTGGCTTCCGCGGCGGTGGCGGCGGCGGTGGCGGTGGCTTCCGCGGCGGTCCCGGTGGCGGTGGCGGCGGTGGCGGCTTCCGCCCCGGCGGCGGCGGTCCCGGTGGTGGCGGTGGCGGTGGCGGTTTCCGCCCCGGCGGTGGCGGTGGCGCCCCGGCCGGTGGTGGCGGCGGCTTCCGCGGTCGTCCCGGTGGCGGTGGCCCCGGTGGTCGCGGCGGCACGGCTGGCGCCTTCGGCCGCCCCGGCGGTCCTGCGCGTCGTGGACGCAAGTCCAAGCGCCAGAAGCGCCAGGAGTACATGGACAACATGCAGGCGCCCTCGGTTGGTGGCGTCCGCCTGCCCAAGGGCAGCGGCGAGACCATCCGGCTGCCTCGTGGCGCCTCGCTGACCGACTTCGCCGACAAGATCAACGCCAACCCGGCCTCGCTGGTGCAGGTGCTGTTCCACCTCGGCGAGATGGTCACCGCGACGCAGTCCGTCTCCGACGAGATCCTGGAGCTGCTCGGCTCCGAGATGAACTACGTCGTGCAGGTCGTGTCCCCCGAGGAGGAGGACCGCGAGCTGCTCGAGACGTTCGACATCACCTACGGCGAGGACGCCGGTGGCGAGGACGACCTGGCCATCAGGCCCCCGGTCGTCACCGTCATGGGTCACGTCGACCACGGCAAGACCCGCCTGCTCGACACCATCCGCAAGACCAAGGTCGCGGAGGGTGAGGCCGGCGGCATCACGCAGCACATCGGCGCGTACCAGGTGGAGACCGAGCTCGAGGGCAACCCCCGGCTCATCACCTTCATCGACACGCCGGGTCACGAGGCGTTCACCGCCATGCGCGCCCGCGGCGCGAACTCCACCGACATCGCGGTCATCGTGGTGGCGGCGGACGACGGCGTCATGCCGCAGACGGTCGAGGCGATCAACCACGCGCAGGCGGCGAACGCCCCGATCGTGGTCGCGGTCAACAAGATCGACAAGGAGGGGGCCAACCCCGCCAAGATCCGCCAGCAGCTCACCGAGTACGGGCTGGTCGCCGAGGAGTACGGCGGCGACACCATGTTCGTCGACATCTCGGCGAAGCAGGGCGTCAACATCGACGGCCTGCTGGAGGCGATCCTGCTGACCGCCGACGCCTCGCTGGACCTGCGCGCCAACCCCGGCATGGAGGCCCAGGGCGTCGCGATCGAGGCGCACCTGGACCGCGGTCGCGGCCCGGTCGCCACGGTGCTGGTGCAGCGCGGCACGCTGCGGGTCGGCGACTCGATCGTCGCCGGCGACGCGTACGGCCGCGTCCGCCGCATGGTGGACGAGCACGGCGACGACGTCACCGAGGCGTACCCGTCGCGGCCGGTGCTGGTCATCGGTCTGACCTCGGTCCCGAGGGCGGGCGACACCTTCCTCGTGGTCGAGGAGGACCGGGTCGCCCGGCAGATCGCCGAGCGCCGCCAGGCCCGCACGCGGAACGCGCTCAACGCGGCCCGCCGCAAGCGCGTCAGCCTGGAGGACCTGGACGCCGCGCTGAAGGAGACCAGCCAGCTCACGCTGATCATCAAGGGTGACAACTCCGGTACCGTCGAGGCGCTGGAAGACGCTCTGATGAAGATCGAGGTCGGCGACGACGTCGAGCTGCGGGTCATCCACCGGGGCGTCGGTGGCATCACCGAGGGCGACATCAACCTCGCCGTCGCGGGTTCGGCCATCGTCCTGGGCTTCAACGTCCGGGCCGAGGGCAAGGCCACCGAGCTGGCCAACCGCGAGGGCGTCGACGTCCGCTACTACACGGTGATCTACCAGGCGATCGACGAGATCGAGCAGGCCCTCAAGGGCATGCTCAAGCCGGAGTACGAAGAGGTCCAGCTGGGCCGCGCGGAGGTCCGCGAGGTCTTCAAGTCCTCCAAGGTCGGCACGATCGCCGGTTGCCTCGTCCTCTCGGGCGAGATCCGCCGCAACGCCCGTGCCCGCCTGCTGCGCGACAACAACGTCATCCAGGAGAGCCTGCCGATCAGCTCGCTGCGGCGGTTCAAGGACGACGCGACCGAGGTCCGCGAGGGCTACGAGTGCGGTCTGACGCTCGGCAACTACGGCGATCTCAAGATCGGCGACGTGATCGAGACGTTCGAGATGCGCGAGAAGCCGCGCGCCTGA
- a CDS encoding YlxR family protein, with product MVRRQGPVNEHDGPVRTCVGCRARTSYSELLRVVAVAGALAPDPRRRLPGRGAWLHPDPSCFRTAEKRRAFPRALKVKGELDTEGVRAHLEQFGSTAAGSPRGRQQVKEAGRPVMSQP from the coding sequence GTGGTTCGACGTCAGGGACCGGTGAACGAGCACGACGGCCCAGTCCGCACATGTGTAGGATGCCGTGCTCGGACGTCGTATTCCGAGCTGCTGCGCGTGGTCGCCGTGGCCGGGGCTCTCGCCCCGGACCCACGTCGGAGGCTGCCGGGGCGGGGAGCGTGGTTGCACCCCGATCCCAGCTGCTTCCGCACCGCCGAGAAGCGTCGGGCGTTTCCCAGGGCCTTGAAGGTCAAGGGCGAGCTCGACACCGAGGGCGTTCGCGCACACCTGGAGCAGTTCGGCAGTACGGCCGCGGGATCGCCTCGCGGCCGGCAGCAAGTCAAGGAAGCAGGTCGACCCGTCATGAGTCAGCCGTGA